The proteins below are encoded in one region of Belonocnema kinseyi isolate 2016_QV_RU_SX_M_011 chromosome 5, B_treatae_v1, whole genome shotgun sequence:
- the LOC117172313 gene encoding myb-like protein X, which produces MTPGRFTRKTRASSVSISEDNLKDSLASWKPYGTPSRSNRRLSMLPSEPPVTEETQDIKAENRKSMEIPVIEIEDNTDEESSKEKVPEKIEFADSGGQVAIDSVEVSSPDRKMSTDSNTSPGKNGCDKNKLTNNGNENCPTSPAQTPRTFKSKHRSPMLMRREREMENSGTYEDYIFSENENESEKKKIETDRNRHSLKDSSVDTPVIVIDEVEMTSPSENLKSEEFSILVDKTATDRWISAEKENKKPENPRENDSDDEIDVCELSQKEKNEFSNLGNFLLDNSAQDSGLVRMESEESDAEIEVCDTKSIGKENIHNLNAVVLLQDILVDMNHTVMISSVKKSEENLQNFTPKKRQSLVGVEVNGEMKEAEARDEVEKEDSESGGTREEIEDVLESKDEEVPVRKDETIVSKSEETKASDEFTNLEDDIDLTIEEETERRGSSVEKERTKSFSSQEVENFPMERATGNFEEIMKIDVKESEEKNKSDAQNEESREKLEIPTKTPESSPVKISESSVKTPPVLKKSVTERPWQEISEKLSEEENVSSPSKTSSNRKDTIICDPLSLKSLQTTSNKNSPLKRCTVTISPMKLEKSVGTPDVSSKSGISSDKKKSELETFKASAEFSAEENPVSLSLQFEFESENGTTGVASALKINSDDVKSEVEVKEDEKSSENLNLGCELKTETLAFLSQSPKTKSPEKSENQTSEKEDSDIVIESESKSSNESENKTADVEMKDLSLRSERKTSESQNEISDFASKSLKNIEDEDSDLELKDEPLNPLSESPKKKNPEKSENQSSIVSLELGKISEKEDSDSAIEDENSKKEVAKEKRPKKLSKRVKEKSVSPLKRLSNGSVDKNLSEFQLGYRDDESESTDEEIEALETFEKIKALQLKEREAVKLKEELAALILKNESEILKLKEEMETSKSKEGLKIPNSEEFEPVKVKDVDFETFMSSAPENRGSSIVAGSPRKQTDEKEEELESLFKDITEEEFTSSRRAKNPVNPEEESEDIVLLDEEDAEEEEEVSKPLESRETFDDSSILILDHDRLSDSRNRGKRLSVEFMKHIRHSPKKDENLENETLRSPLINQSTENRRNSKSEGSSDGGKRSNGPVVRKIEILKTVIPLQTLKCGERKAETEVERAEIEEEEEVEEKGKKERKILNLSAGNLKILPAFLNNSTSSEEEDTDFSIDTDAAMEYNLPGHKISHVDDVTGDECRNSETEDFSSDSDDQGSLVDFIVNDDANPEVEETADLELETREENIKIKKKKKNQKNRNKEESEINPMIEEKDENLPKKKKKQKKHKSKTEIEPEVEVEKKKKKKNRKREDKEEEKVESEIQIKVKSKKEKKMKRVLPDVPDEIIELEVPKKKKKRDKVLSEVTEENVTEKRKKKKASKDEEFISYEAKKEKKKKKKDVSEEIPQVEEEQVQPKKKKKKKTTEVEKFPSVIPQFDLPASSEESDKKKKKKRRKDKSEVEVPELKLQLSEPKRKHKKLAHDELLEFRNQERDIKEQEMKIRDQERIIKKQEIIFKGKEKIIQDREREIKNQERETLKEKKKKSKSIKRLPEEVLDSLSDLPPERKKQKLSNVDCTHASKKLKPSLSMIDKKCRKIPYLVEESESPEISHCGATSEFVAREIPASKLAPKKIAVLNIRDNLLKRRRHGFTFVSQVQNRMKKHLADEENMTEDTIRLEKSNKFPKNLKKANKK; this is translated from the exons ATGACACCAGGGAGATTCACTCGCAAAACAAGAGCTAGTTCTGTTAGCATCTCGGAAGATAATTTGAAGGATTCTTTGGCTTCTTGGAAGCCATACGGGACTCCTTCTAGGAGTAACAGGCGTTTGTCGATGTTGCCTTCTGAGCCTCCTGTCACAGAAGAAACTCAAGacataaaggcagaaaatcgtAAAAGTATGGAAATACCTGTGATCGAAATAGAAGATAATACTG ATGAGGAATCATCAAAAGAAAAGGTGCCCGAAAAGATTGAGTTTGCCGATTCAGGAGGCCAGGTTGCAATCGATTCTGTCGAAGTTTCGTCCCCAGATCGAAAAATGTCTACTGACAGCAACACATCTCCCGGAAAAAATGGCTGTGACAAAAATAAACTAACAAATAACGGAAATGAAAATTGTCCCACTTCACCAGCTCAAACTCCGCGAACTTTCAAATCCAAACATAGATCGCCGATGCTCATGCGGAGAGAAAGAGAAATGGAAAATAGTGGCACATACGAGGATTATATCTTCTCAGAAAATGAGAATGAAAGTGAGAAGAAAAAAATAGAGACTGATCGAAATAGGCACAGTCTTAAAGATTCTTCTGTGGATACTCCCGTGATCGTAATTGACGAAGTTGAAATGACTTCtccaagtgaaaatttaaaatccgaAGAATTCTCTATTTTAGTCGACAAAACTGCAACTGACCGTTGGATTTCCGCTGAGAAGGAAAACAAGAAACCTGAAAATCCGCGCGAAAATGATAGCGATGATGAAATTGATGTGTGTGAATTATCGCAGaaagagaaaaacgaattttcgaatcttggaaattttttgctGGATAATAGTGCCCAAGATTCGGGACTTGTTCGTATGGAGAGCGAGGAAAGTGACGCGGAGATCGAAGTCTGTGATACGAAATCGATAGGAAAGGAAAATATTCACAATCTAAATGCTGTCGTTTTGTTGCAAGATATTTTAGTCGATATGAACCACACAGTTATGATTTCTTCTGTGAAGAAAAGCGAGGAAAATTTGCAGAATTTCACTCCGAAGAAGAGGCAGAGCCTCGTTGGTGTTGAAGTTAATGGAGAAATGAAGGAGGCGGAAGCAAGAGACGAGGTAGAAAAAGAAGATTCCGAAAGTGGAGGAACGCGTGAAGAAATCGAAGATGTTTTAGAAAGCAAAGATGAAGAAGTTCCAGTGAGAAAAGATGAAACAATAGTTTCTAAATCGGAAGAAACAAAAGCAAGCGATGAATTTACAAATCTAGAGGATGACATCGACCTTACGATTGAAGAAGAAACCGAGAGAAGAGGTTCGTCTGTcgaaaaagaaagaacaaaatcattttctagtcaagaagttgaaaattttcctatggAAAGAGCTAcaggaaattttgaagaaataatgaaaattgatgTCAAAGAATCTGAAGAGAAAAATAAGTCTGACGCGCAGAATGAGGAATCTCGAGAAAAACTAGAAATTCCAACAAAAACACCCGAATCATCTCCCGTGAAGATATCAGAATCTTCCGTAAAAACTCCTCCAGTGCTAAAAAAATCAGTAACAGAAAGGCCTTGGCaagaaatatcagaaaaattatcTGAAGAAGAAAATGTAAGCTCTCCTTCTAAAACTTCCTCTAACCGCAAAGATACAATTATTTGCGATccactttcattaaaaagtctTCAGACAACTTCTAATAAAAATTCTCCGCTCAAGAGATGTACTGTTACGATTTCACCGATGAAGTTGGAAAAAAGTGTGGGAACTCCGGATGTTTCTTCCAAATCTGGAATAAGTAGTGACAAGAAAAAATCTGAACTTGAAACTTTTAAGGCCTCGGCAGAATTTTCTGCTGAAGAGAATCCTGTAAGTTTGAGTCTTCAATTTGAATTCGAATCAGAGAATGGAACAACAGGTGTTGCTTCCGCGTTGAAAATAAATAGCGATGATGTAAAATCTGAAGTTGAGGTCAAAGAAGATGAGAAGAGTTCTGAAAATCTGAATCTTGGGTGCGAATTAAAAACGGAAACTTTAGCGTTTTTATCACAATCTCCGAAAACGAAGAGtcctgaaaaatctgaaaatcaaaCCAGCGAAAAGGAAGATTCTGATATTGTGATTGAATCGGAAAGTAAAAGTTCCAACGAATCCGAAAATAAAACTGCAGATGTTGAGATGAAAGATTTGAGTCTTCGCTCTGAAAGAAAGACGAGCGAATCACAAAATGAAATCTCAGATTTTGcttcgaaatcattaaaaaacatcGAAGACGAAGATTCAGATCTCGAGCTGAAAGACGAACCCTTAAATCCTTTGTCAGAATCTCCCAAAAAGAAGAAtcctgaaaaatctgaaaatcaatCCTCAATTGTGTCTTTAGAATTAGGGAAAATTAGCGAGAAGGAAGATTCAGACTCTGCGATTGAAGACGAGAACTCGAAGAAAGAAGTTGCAAAAGAAAAAAGGCCTAAAAAGTTGAGTAAAAGGgtcaaagaaaaatcagtttCGCCCCTAAAGCGACTGAGCAATGGATCTGTCGACAAAAATCTTTCGGAATTTCAGTTAGGGTATCGTGATGATGAAAGCGAATCCACTGATGAAGAAATCGAGGCTCTAGAAACATTCGAGAAAATAAAGGCTCTCCAGTTGAAAGAGAGAGAGGCTGTCAAATTGAAAGAGGAATTAGCGGCactaatattgaaaaatgaatcggagattcttaaattaaaagaagaaatggAGACTTCTAAGTCAAAGGAAGGACTGAAGATTCCAAATTCTGAGGAATTCGAGCCTGTAAAAGTGAAGGACGTAGATTTTGAAACTTTCATGTCTTCCGCACCGGAAAATAGAGGATCTTCTATTGTTGCAGGATCACCGAGGAAGCAGACGGACGAAAAAGAAGAGGAACTTGAAAGTCTTTTCAAGGACATCACCGAGGAGGAATTCACTTCCTCGCGGCGGGCCAAAAACCCCGTGAATCCGGAAGAGGAATCTGAGGATATCGTTCTGCTCGACGAGGAAGACgctgaagaagaagaagaagtttCTAAACCTTTGGAAAGTAGAGAAACATTTGACGACTCTTCTATTTTGATTTTAGATCACGATAGACTGTCAGATTCTAGAAATCGGGGTAAGAGATTGTCTGTGGAATTTATGAAACATATTCGCCACTCGCCGAAAAaggatgaaaatttagaaaacgaGACTTTACGTTCCCCATTGATAAATCAAAGTACGGAAAATCGAAGAAACTCGAAATCTGAGGGAAGTTCGGACGGTGGGAAAAGAAGTAATGGTCCAGTAGTGAGGAAAATTGAGATCCTGAAAACCGTAATTCCGCTTCAAACATTAAAATGCGGTGAGAGGAAAGCAGAGACAGAAGTTGAAAGGGCAGAAATAGAAGAGGAAGAAGAGGTTGAGGAAAAGGGGAAGAAAGAGAGGAAGATTTTGAATCTGTCTGCCGGAAATCTTAAGATTCTtcctgcatttttaaataattcgaccAGTAGCGAGGAGGAAGATACCGACTTTTCTATTGATACTGATGCAGCAATGGAATATAATTTACCAGGACACAAAATTTCCCATGTGGATGATGTTACCGGGGACGAGTGCCGAAATTCAGAAACTGAAGATTTCAGTTCGGATTCGGACGATCAGGGTTCATTGGTGGATTTCATTGTTAACGATGATGCGAATCCTGAAGTTGAGGAAACTGCCGATTTAGAACTGGAAACGAgagaggaaaatataaaaattaagaagaagaagaagaaccaaAAGAACAGAAATAAGGAAGAGTCTGAAATTAATCCAATGATAGAGGAAAAGGACGAGAATTTaccgaagaaaaagaaaaagcagaaaaaacATAAGAGCAAGACGGAAATAGAACCGGAAGTAGAGgtagagaaaaagaagaagaagaagaatcgAAAGCGCGAGGATAAAGAGGAGGAGAAAGTGGAAAGTGAGATTCAGATTAAagttaaatctaaaaaagaaaagaaaatgaagaGAGTTCTTCCTGACGTGCCTGATGAGATAATAGAACTGGAAGTGccgaagaagaaaaagaaacggGATAAAGTTCTGTCTGAAGTAACTGAAGAGAATGTTACggagaaaagaaagaagaaaaaggcATCAAAAGATGAAGAGTTTATAAGTTATGAAGctaaaaaggagaaaaagaagaagaagaaagatgTGAGTGAAGAAATACCGCAAGTCGAAGAAGAACAagtgcaaccaaaaaagaagaagaaaaagaaaacgacAGAAGTCGAAAAGTTTCCTTCTGTGATACCTCAATTTGATTTACCAGCGTCGAGTGAAGAGTCCgataaaaagaagaagaaaaagagaagaaaggacaAATCTGAAGTTGAAGTTCCCGAATTGAAGTTGCAACTTTCTGAACCAAAGAGGAAGCACAAAAAGTTAGCTCATGACGAACTCTTAGAGTTTAGAAATCAAGAGAGAGACATCAAAGAACAGGAAATGAAGATTCGAGAccaagaaagaataattaaaaagcaggaaattatatttaaaggtaaagaaaaaattattcaggaTCGGGAGAGAGAAATCAAAAATCAAGAAAGAGAAACTCtgaaagagaagaaaaagaagtctaaaagtattaaaagactACCTGAAGAAGTTCTTGATAGTCTTTCGGATCTTCCTCCAGAAcgtaaaaaacaaaaactatcaaATGTAGATTGCACTCATGCGAGCAAAAAATTGAAGCCATCTTTGTCGATGATTGATAAAAAGTGCCGGAAAATTCCGTATCTTGTGGAGGAGAGCGAGAGTCCAGAAATTTCACATTGTGGAGCAACTAGTGAATTTGTGGCTCGCGAAATTCCGGCCAGCAAACTCGCGCCGAAGAAGATTGCGGTGTTGAATATTAGAGATAATTTACTGAAAAGAAGACGTCATGGATTTACTTTCGTTAGTCAGGTGCAAAATCGGATGAAAAAGCATCTGGCCGATGAGGAAAACATGACTGAAGACACCATAAGACTGGAGAAAAGTaataaattccctaaaaatctgaaaaaagcaaataaaaagtaa